One genomic segment of Erythrobacter sp. THAF29 includes these proteins:
- a CDS encoding SDR family oxidoreductase has product MSTGEERRSIFISGGASGIGRATARYFGERGWFVGIGDVNETGMEDTLGLIPGGFKYAHKLDVRDREAWDTALEAFATAAGGRIDVLVNNAGIGTGGPLAELEKDEIDRCLDINLKGVLWGAQAAYPHLKKTAPGSVLVNIASAAGITGGSGMSVYSAAKFAVRGIAESLDAEWAPDGIKVNSICPSFIETPLLDGTGNRNSNEPVRARVRAAGLEITPVEEVAETIWEAVHGDKMHYLVGKTARQINFAKRWMPGKVRKQQRNAAALLGK; this is encoded by the coding sequence ATGAGCACAGGCGAAGAGCGCCGCTCTATTTTCATTTCCGGCGGGGCTTCAGGCATCGGCCGCGCCACCGCGCGCTATTTCGGCGAGCGTGGCTGGTTTGTCGGGATCGGCGATGTGAATGAGACGGGGATGGAGGACACGCTTGGCCTCATCCCCGGCGGTTTCAAGTACGCGCACAAGCTGGACGTGCGCGACCGTGAGGCTTGGGACACTGCGCTCGAGGCATTCGCTACCGCCGCCGGCGGACGGATCGACGTGCTGGTGAACAATGCCGGGATTGGCACGGGCGGCCCGCTCGCAGAACTCGAAAAGGACGAGATCGACCGGTGCCTCGATATCAATCTCAAAGGCGTGCTCTGGGGCGCGCAGGCAGCATATCCGCACCTCAAGAAGACCGCACCCGGATCGGTGCTGGTCAATATTGCGAGCGCTGCCGGAATCACCGGCGGCAGCGGAATGAGCGTTTACAGCGCAGCCAAGTTCGCAGTGCGCGGGATTGCCGAGAGCCTCGATGCCGAATGGGCACCTGACGGGATCAAGGTCAATTCGATCTGCCCCAGCTTCATCGAAACGCCCCTCCTCGACGGAACCGGCAACCGCAACTCCAATGAGCCGGTGCGTGCCAGGGTAAGGGCCGCCGGGCTTGAAATCACACCGGTCGAGGAAGTGGCCGAGACAATCTGGGAAGCGGTTCACGGCGACAAGATGCACTACCTCGTCGGCAAGACTGCGCGGCAGATCAACTTCGCCAAGCGCTGGATGCCGGGCAAGGTGCGCAAGCAACAGCGCAATGCGGCGGCGCTGCTGGGGAAGTAG
- the map gene encoding type I methionyl aminopeptidase, translating to MTEYQLIDSDQTVYRDGTIKLHTEEGFEGMRKAGRLAATILDEVADLVKPGVTTGSIDDAIREMMLDAGAVPATLGYRGYTHSSCISINHVICHGIPGEKVLKEGDILNVDVTPLLDGWHGDTSRMYFAGEPSIKAKRLVDVTYECLMLGIEAAQPGARLGDIGAAIEAHARQFRYGVVREFCGHGLGRLFHDAPEVVHAAKAGTGPELKPGMFFTIEPMINLGKPWAKVLGDGWTAVTRDKSLSAQFEHSIAITEDGNEIFTKSPTGRDKPPYS from the coding sequence ATGACCGAATACCAGCTCATCGACAGCGACCAGACCGTCTATCGCGACGGCACGATCAAGCTTCACACCGAGGAAGGCTTCGAAGGAATGCGCAAAGCGGGACGTCTCGCCGCGACGATCCTCGACGAGGTTGCCGACCTTGTGAAGCCCGGTGTCACCACCGGCAGCATCGATGATGCGATCCGCGAGATGATGCTCGATGCGGGCGCGGTCCCGGCAACGCTCGGCTATCGCGGTTACACACATTCCTCGTGCATCTCGATCAACCACGTCATTTGCCACGGCATTCCAGGTGAAAAGGTGCTGAAAGAGGGCGACATTCTCAACGTCGACGTCACTCCGCTGCTTGACGGTTGGCACGGAGACACCAGTCGAATGTATTTCGCCGGCGAACCGAGCATCAAGGCAAAGCGGCTGGTGGATGTGACCTACGAGTGCCTGATGCTCGGGATCGAGGCGGCTCAGCCTGGAGCGCGGCTGGGCGATATTGGCGCTGCGATCGAGGCGCACGCGAGGCAGTTCCGCTACGGCGTGGTGCGCGAATTCTGCGGTCACGGCCTCGGCCGCCTGTTCCACGATGCGCCCGAAGTCGTGCATGCGGCAAAGGCGGGAACGGGTCCGGAACTCAAACCGGGAATGTTCTTCACCATCGAACCGATGATCAACCTCGGCAAGCCGTGGGCGAAGGTGCTGGGCGACGGCTGGACTGCGGTGACCCGCGACAAGAGTCTGTCTGCGCAGTTCGAGCATTCGATCGCGATCACCGAGGACGGGAACGAGATCTTCACGAAGAGCCCGACGGGCAGGGACAAGCCCCCCTATTCCTGA
- the ccmA gene encoding heme ABC exporter ATP-binding protein CcmA yields the protein MQGSANPSISASDLACRRGDRLLFRGLSFALKAGEALHVTGANGTGKTTLIRALAGLLTPYSGSVESESAIGLLDERPALDPDLPLAKALGFWERIDGCRDPAGALSVLGLIPLLEVPVRYLSTGQRKRAAFAALLNRGVPIWLLDEPLSGLDSYAIAQILSLIRLHQSGGGIAIISSHQPLEIKDLRTLAIEDFALAVEES from the coding sequence ATGCAAGGTTCTGCCAATCCGTCAATTTCCGCAAGCGATCTCGCGTGCCGCCGGGGCGACCGCCTGCTGTTTCGCGGACTGTCCTTTGCGTTGAAGGCCGGTGAAGCGCTGCATGTGACAGGCGCGAACGGTACGGGGAAGACAACCCTGATCCGTGCGCTCGCCGGTTTGCTGACGCCATATTCGGGGTCGGTCGAAAGCGAGAGCGCAATCGGCCTGCTCGATGAACGGCCAGCGCTCGACCCCGACCTTCCACTCGCCAAAGCGCTTGGTTTTTGGGAGCGTATCGACGGGTGCCGCGATCCTGCCGGGGCATTGTCGGTGCTCGGGCTGATCCCGCTTCTCGAAGTACCTGTGCGATACCTCTCTACCGGTCAACGAAAGCGCGCCGCCTTTGCGGCACTGCTCAATCGCGGTGTGCCGATCTGGCTGCTCGACGAGCCGCTTTCAGGTCTGGACAGTTACGCGATTGCCCAGATCTTGTCGCTGATCCGGCTCCATCAAAGCGGTGGGGGGATTGCCATCATCTCTTCACACCAGCCGCTCGAAATCAAGGATCTGCGCACCCTCGCCATCGAAGATTTCGCGCTAGCCGTGGAAGAATCCTGA
- a CDS encoding heme exporter protein CcmB: MIVTLLKRDLAKFFPFSGGGAALPVVFFIAVAMLYPFAVGPDPQMLARTGGGVVWIAALLAAVLPLERLVAQDIGLGTFDQLRLRGVTEEAMMAVRMLAHWLSFGPPLILATFPAAALLALEGETMRLLLLGLLAGTPGLAAIGLMIAALTASLRAGAALSGLLLIPLALPILIFGAGALARMDGASVGFVAAISLLLVAVAPFAAGAAIRAAREA, from the coding sequence ATGATCGTCACGCTGCTCAAACGCGATCTGGCGAAATTCTTCCCATTCAGCGGAGGCGGGGCCGCGCTGCCGGTCGTGTTCTTCATTGCGGTGGCGATGCTCTATCCCTTCGCGGTTGGACCCGACCCGCAGATGCTGGCGCGCACCGGCGGCGGTGTCGTTTGGATTGCAGCACTGCTCGCCGCCGTGCTTCCGCTCGAGCGATTGGTTGCGCAGGACATCGGACTTGGCACCTTCGACCAACTCAGGCTGCGCGGCGTTACCGAAGAAGCGATGATGGCCGTCCGCATGCTCGCGCACTGGCTCAGCTTCGGACCGCCGTTGATCCTCGCGACATTCCCAGCCGCCGCGCTCCTCGCGCTCGAAGGCGAAACAATGCGTTTGCTGCTGCTCGGCCTGCTGGCGGGCACGCCGGGCCTTGCTGCTATCGGCCTGATGATCGCCGCGCTTACCGCGAGCCTACGCGCTGGCGCGGCGCTTTCAGGGTTGCTCCTGATCCCGCTCGCCCTTCCCATCCTGATCTTCGGCGCCGGCGCGCTGGCGAGGATGGACGGCGCAAGCGTCGGCTTCGTCGCCGCGATCAGCCTGCTGTTGGTGGCAGTCGCTCCCTTTGCCGCTGGAGCAGCGATCAGAGCCGCGCGCGAGGCCTAG
- a CDS encoding SH3 domain-containing protein, translated as MSGTEVQAADYSVPGGKLGLKGPVEKPAPGTLPLRGDLAHIALASTHLAAHYVIPHVGHVGENGAELRLAQRDDSEVTHYIEPGTRVEILDVAGDWVWLCLGPEGPSGYCKADCLAG; from the coding sequence ATGAGCGGCACCGAGGTGCAAGCAGCAGACTATAGCGTGCCGGGCGGCAAGCTGGGGCTGAAAGGCCCGGTCGAAAAGCCCGCGCCCGGCACCCTGCCGCTACGCGGAGACCTTGCCCACATTGCTCTCGCCAGCACGCATCTCGCCGCGCACTATGTGATCCCGCATGTCGGCCATGTCGGCGAAAACGGGGCAGAACTTCGCCTCGCTCAGCGCGATGACAGCGAAGTGACCCACTATATCGAACCGGGCACCCGGGTCGAGATACTCGACGTTGCCGGCGACTGGGTGTGGCTATGCCTCGGTCCCGAGGGGCCGAGCGGCTATTGCAAAGCCGATTGCCTCGCCGGTTGA
- a CDS encoding M17 family metallopeptidase, whose amino-acid sequence MTDIKDLIQPDRGQEAIAIHLVNKSSFEDFTKSLSAGQRASLSAQKFEGGAYQVGIVPDGDGFFVVGGVADPEELSSWCLAKLAEDLPEGTYRLEGRQPGPAAFGWLTAQYRFTRYKDDDKTTGPRVLLTEQVGRLPGYIAEAEAEILVRDLVNTPAEDMGPAALEAECEKLAKAYGGELSVTKGDALEQGYPMVHAVGRAAARHHAPRIMHLAWGNEGDPVLAIVGKGVCFDSGGLDIKPASGMRLMKKDMGGAAHAIALAGLVMGAGMKVRLHLLIPAVENAISGPAFRPGDVLSSRKGLSVEIHNTDAEGRLILGDALTRASEEDPELVIDFATLTGAARVALGPDYAAMMARDDTTAQAIIEAGKANDDEPWRLPLPDAYREYLNSDIADIVNAHSNPYAGASVAGLFLDRFVGDEIDWVHFDTFAWRPFAKPGRPKGGCAYGLRASWHMLKGRFGNI is encoded by the coding sequence ATGACCGATATCAAAGACCTGATCCAGCCCGACCGCGGGCAGGAAGCCATTGCGATCCACCTCGTCAACAAGAGCAGTTTCGAGGACTTCACCAAGTCCCTATCGGCCGGACAACGCGCCAGCCTATCGGCGCAAAAGTTCGAGGGCGGCGCCTACCAAGTCGGCATCGTACCCGATGGTGACGGTTTTTTCGTTGTGGGCGGCGTAGCCGATCCTGAAGAGCTTTCGAGCTGGTGCCTTGCAAAGCTTGCAGAAGACCTTCCCGAAGGCACCTACCGCCTCGAAGGTCGACAGCCCGGGCCTGCCGCGTTCGGATGGCTAACCGCGCAATACCGGTTCACCCGCTACAAGGACGATGACAAGACAACTGGCCCGCGCGTACTCCTGACCGAGCAGGTCGGGCGGCTCCCAGGCTACATCGCGGAAGCCGAAGCCGAGATATTGGTGCGCGACCTCGTCAACACACCCGCCGAGGACATGGGGCCTGCCGCGCTAGAGGCGGAGTGCGAGAAACTTGCCAAAGCGTATGGCGGGGAACTTTCGGTTACGAAGGGCGACGCGCTGGAACAGGGCTATCCGATGGTCCACGCGGTGGGGCGCGCCGCCGCGCGCCACCACGCGCCGCGCATCATGCATCTTGCCTGGGGAAACGAGGGCGACCCGGTACTTGCCATCGTCGGCAAAGGGGTATGCTTCGATTCGGGCGGGCTCGACATCAAGCCGGCCAGCGGCATGCGGCTTATGAAGAAAGACATGGGCGGTGCGGCGCACGCCATCGCCTTGGCGGGTCTGGTAATGGGCGCGGGAATGAAGGTCCGCCTTCACCTCCTGATCCCTGCGGTCGAGAATGCGATTTCCGGTCCCGCATTTCGCCCCGGCGACGTGCTTTCCAGCCGCAAGGGCCTTTCGGTCGAAATCCATAACACCGATGCCGAAGGGCGCCTCATCCTCGGCGATGCGCTTACCCGCGCGAGCGAGGAAGATCCCGAGCTTGTCATCGATTTCGCGACCCTGACCGGCGCAGCACGTGTCGCTCTCGGCCCGGATTACGCAGCCATGATGGCGCGCGATGATACGACGGCTCAGGCTATCATCGAGGCGGGCAAGGCCAATGACGACGAACCGTGGCGTCTGCCCCTGCCCGATGCCTATCGCGAATACCTCAACTCCGACATCGCCGACATCGTCAACGCGCACTCCAATCCCTATGCGGGCGCGAGCGTCGCTGGGCTTTTTCTCGACAGGTTCGTCGGCGACGAGATCGACTGGGTCCATTTCGACACCTTTGCCTGGCGCCCATTCGCCAAACCGGGCCGCCCGAAGGGTGGCTGCGCATATGGCCTGCGGGCCAGCTGGCACATGCTCAAAGGACGTTTCGGAAACATCTGA
- the argC gene encoding N-acetyl-gamma-glutamyl-phosphate reductase, which translates to MATRIFIDGAAGTTGLEIRERLEGRSEFELLLLDESQRKDAGARKTALSEADIAILCLPDDAAREAVSLAEGTGTRIIDASSAHRVSEGWTYGFPEIVGHEKIAGARLVSNPGCYPTGFIALVAPLVRAGLVPADWPMTVNAVSGYSGGGKALIERFESEGAPAFRAYGFDMEHKHRPEMKLHSGLEHDVIFAPSVVPAYRGMIVEVPLHLGAMSTGACADDLRNSLAQFYAHSPVIAVRDKADLAEMTLEVSAAPSDAMELFVFGNEGGWHARLVARLDNLGKGASGAAIQNLNIMCGLDETAGLKL; encoded by the coding sequence ATGGCGACACGCATTTTCATCGACGGAGCAGCCGGCACGACCGGCCTCGAGATCCGGGAACGGCTTGAAGGCCGTAGCGAGTTCGAGTTGCTGCTGCTCGACGAGAGCCAGCGCAAGGATGCTGGCGCGCGCAAGACTGCGCTCAGCGAAGCCGATATCGCGATCCTTTGCCTGCCAGACGATGCCGCACGCGAAGCGGTGAGCCTTGCCGAAGGAACAGGCACGCGCATCATAGACGCATCCTCCGCGCACCGCGTGAGCGAGGGCTGGACCTATGGCTTCCCTGAGATCGTCGGGCACGAGAAGATCGCCGGTGCCCGTTTGGTGAGCAATCCGGGGTGCTACCCCACCGGATTTATCGCGCTCGTCGCGCCTCTTGTTCGGGCGGGGCTGGTCCCGGCCGACTGGCCGATGACGGTCAATGCGGTGAGCGGCTATTCGGGCGGCGGCAAGGCATTGATCGAACGGTTCGAAAGCGAGGGCGCCCCGGCGTTCCGTGCCTACGGATTCGACATGGAGCACAAGCACAGGCCCGAAATGAAGCTTCATTCGGGACTTGAGCACGATGTGATCTTCGCGCCATCGGTCGTCCCGGCCTATCGCGGGATGATCGTCGAGGTTCCGCTGCATCTCGGAGCAATGAGCACCGGGGCGTGCGCCGACGATCTGCGAAATTCACTCGCGCAATTTTACGCACATTCGCCGGTGATCGCGGTTCGCGACAAGGCCGACCTTGCTGAAATGACGCTCGAGGTCAGCGCCGCGCCATCCGACGCCATGGAACTGTTCGTGTTCGGCAATGAGGGCGGCTGGCATGCCCGCCTCGTCGCGCGTCTCGACAATCTCGGCAAAGGAGCAAGCGGCGCGGCGATCCAGAACCTCAATATCATGTGCGGGCTCGACGAAACCGCGGGCCTGAAGCTCTAG
- a CDS encoding DNA-3-methyladenine glycosylase gives MGLTAKQIRDGLDALASEDERLATELARVGYPEPRLRERGYKTLLRTIVGQQVSVAAASSMWNKLEAELGEDFTPACLLKRDFDTLRACGLSRQKQGYARSLCELVDAGAIDFDALPEDDEEAIAELTRIKGIGRWSAEIYLLFAEGRPDIWPAGDLAVQEGVRRLLELDERPTEKPLREIGGRWAPHRGAMAIFTWHYYANPAL, from the coding sequence GTGGGGCTCACCGCAAAACAGATTAGGGACGGCCTCGATGCCCTGGCGAGCGAGGACGAAAGGCTGGCAACCGAACTGGCCCGCGTCGGCTATCCAGAGCCGCGCTTGCGCGAACGCGGCTACAAGACATTGCTGCGAACGATCGTCGGCCAACAGGTCTCGGTCGCTGCGGCAAGCTCGATGTGGAACAAGCTCGAGGCCGAACTGGGCGAAGATTTCACGCCCGCCTGCCTGCTCAAGCGCGACTTCGATACTCTGCGAGCCTGCGGGCTGTCGCGCCAGAAACAGGGCTATGCGCGGTCCCTTTGCGAACTGGTCGATGCCGGAGCGATCGATTTCGACGCGCTTCCCGAAGACGATGAGGAAGCGATCGCGGAACTGACACGGATCAAGGGCATCGGCCGCTGGTCGGCGGAGATCTATCTCCTGTTTGCCGAAGGGCGCCCCGATATCTGGCCGGCCGGTGACCTCGCAGTGCAGGAGGGGGTCAGGCGTCTGCTCGAGCTCGATGAGCGTCCGACTGAGAAGCCCTTGCGGGAAATCGGCGGGCGCTGGGCACCGCACCGCGGCGCGATGGCGATATTCACCTGGCACTATTACGCGAACCCGGCACTTTAG
- a CDS encoding 4a-hydroxytetrahydrobiopterin dehydratase, protein MATVPELEENERDQLLKDHSDWELAREGKAITRTFQFADFSEAWGFMSRVALIAESHDHHPEWFNVYAKVEITLTTHDAGAHGGLSLRDAKMARAIDRIVG, encoded by the coding sequence ATGGCTACCGTCCCCGAACTCGAAGAGAACGAACGCGACCAGCTGTTGAAAGACCACTCGGACTGGGAGCTCGCTCGCGAAGGCAAGGCAATCACCCGCACCTTCCAGTTTGCGGATTTCTCCGAAGCATGGGGTTTCATGAGCCGCGTCGCGCTGATCGCGGAAAGCCACGATCATCATCCTGAATGGTTCAACGTCTACGCGAAAGTCGAGATTACGCTGACCACGCACGATGCCGGCGCCCATGGCGGACTGTCACTGCGCGATGCGAAGATGGCTCGCGCGATCGACAGGATTGTCGGGTAG
- a CDS encoding alpha/beta fold hydrolase, translating to MSPISHKGRLLAGALALAALAVPGALYADHHAAKTGATMTQTAEAAPLIPREALFGNPTKAQGRISPDGKWLSWLAPHQGVLNIWVAPADDPDSGKPVTNSTDRPIRQHFWAPDASAVMYIQDKGGDENFLLYKIDVESGEETVLTPFENTRVQIVGASETIKDKILIGLNNRNPQFHDVYLLDLDTGEMELVLENNGYAGFMADDTLTVRMAMRQNAEGGTDYFEVTGNVVAEEPFESTAMEDSLTTNPAGYTTDGSILYWIDSRGRNTAALYAQDTATGEKTLIAEHDKADLGGTIRDPKTGVVEAYSVNYLKNEWVALDPDLKASLDWLATQLDGEFGISSRTDDDMTWIVWNDPLTAPSASYIYDRKAGTLTPFYVTRPELEGAPLQPMHTAEIKSRDGLTLPSYLTLPPGSDSDGDGRPDKPVPMVLLVHGGPWARDDYGFNPIHQMLANRGYAVLSTNFRGSTGFGKDFLNAGNKQWGLKMHDDLIDAVDWAIAEGVTSEDQVAIMGGSYGGYATLAGLAFTPEKFACGVDIVGPSNLETLLSTIPPYWAPIVKVFHERMGDPNTEEGLALLKAASPLYKADKITKPLLIAQGANDPRVKQAESDQIVAAMKEAGIPVTYVLYPDEGHGFAKPANNIAFFGIAENFLSECLGGRAEELGDVLEPSTTEIVEGAEHVKGLKAAIGG from the coding sequence ATGTCCCCCATCTCACACAAGGGCCGCCTGCTCGCAGGTGCGCTCGCCCTAGCCGCGCTGGCCGTGCCCGGCGCACTCTATGCGGACCACCATGCCGCGAAGACCGGAGCAACGATGACCCAGACCGCCGAAGCCGCCCCTCTCATTCCGCGCGAAGCGCTGTTCGGAAACCCGACCAAGGCGCAGGGGCGCATCAGCCCCGATGGCAAGTGGCTGAGCTGGCTCGCCCCCCATCAGGGCGTGCTCAATATCTGGGTTGCTCCTGCCGACGATCCCGATAGCGGCAAGCCGGTAACGAATTCGACCGACCGGCCGATCCGCCAGCATTTCTGGGCACCCGATGCGAGCGCGGTCATGTATATCCAGGACAAGGGCGGCGACGAAAATTTCCTGCTCTACAAGATCGACGTGGAGAGCGGAGAGGAAACGGTGCTGACCCCGTTCGAGAATACGCGGGTCCAGATCGTCGGCGCTTCGGAAACGATCAAGGACAAGATCCTGATCGGCCTCAACAACCGCAATCCGCAATTCCACGATGTCTACCTGCTCGATCTCGACACGGGCGAGATGGAACTGGTGCTGGAAAACAACGGCTATGCCGGCTTCATGGCCGACGACACTCTGACGGTGCGCATGGCGATGCGCCAGAACGCGGAAGGCGGCACTGATTACTTCGAAGTGACCGGCAACGTGGTTGCCGAGGAACCTTTCGAATCGACCGCGATGGAGGATTCGCTCACCACCAATCCGGCCGGCTACACCACCGACGGATCGATCCTCTACTGGATCGACAGCCGCGGCCGCAACACAGCCGCGCTCTACGCGCAGGATACAGCGACCGGAGAGAAAACCCTGATCGCCGAGCACGACAAGGCCGATCTCGGTGGCACGATCCGCGACCCCAAGACCGGGGTGGTAGAGGCCTATTCGGTCAATTACCTCAAGAACGAATGGGTCGCCCTCGATCCCGATCTCAAGGCCTCGCTCGACTGGCTCGCCACGCAGCTGGACGGGGAATTCGGCATTTCCAGCCGGACCGATGACGACATGACCTGGATCGTGTGGAACGACCCGCTCACCGCGCCCAGCGCATCCTATATCTACGACCGCAAGGCGGGTACGCTCACACCGTTCTACGTCACCCGCCCCGAGCTCGAAGGTGCGCCGCTCCAGCCGATGCACACGGCCGAGATAAAGAGCCGCGACGGGCTGACGCTGCCGTCCTACCTCACCCTTCCGCCCGGATCGGACAGCGATGGCGATGGCCGACCCGACAAACCCGTGCCGATGGTCCTGCTGGTTCATGGCGGCCCGTGGGCGCGCGACGATTACGGCTTCAACCCGATCCACCAGATGCTCGCCAATCGCGGCTATGCGGTGCTCAGCACCAATTTCCGCGGGAGCACCGGCTTCGGCAAGGACTTCCTCAACGCAGGCAACAAGCAATGGGGCCTGAAAATGCATGACGACCTGATCGACGCGGTCGATTGGGCGATTGCCGAGGGCGTCACCAGCGAAGACCAGGTGGCGATCATGGGCGGTTCCTATGGCGGCTATGCGACACTTGCCGGCCTGGCCTTCACGCCGGAGAAATTCGCCTGCGGCGTCGATATCGTCGGCCCGTCGAACCTCGAAACGCTGCTTTCGACGATCCCGCCTTATTGGGCGCCGATCGTGAAGGTATTCCACGAACGCATGGGCGATCCCAACACCGAGGAAGGTCTGGCGCTGCTCAAGGCCGCGAGCCCGCTTTACAAGGCGGACAAGATCACCAAGCCGCTGCTCATCGCGCAAGGCGCGAACGATCCACGCGTCAAGCAGGCCGAAAGCGACCAGATCGTGGCGGCGATGAAGGAGGCCGGTATTCCGGTCACCTACGTCCTTTACCCGGATGAAGGCCACGGCTTTGCCAAGCCTGCCAACAACATCGCCTTCTTCGGCATCGCGGAAAATTTCCTGTCCGAATGCCTCGGCGGCCGCGCCGAAGAGCTAGGCGACGTGCTCGAACCCTCGACGACCGAGATCGTCGAAGGCGCCGAGCATGTGAAGGGGCTCAAGGCCGCAATCGGCGGCTGA
- a CDS encoding PdaC/SigV domain-containing protein, with amino-acid sequence MKHGATVIGIAAIVAACSSPDSMGEDIGVGPAAVSQEDGKTAEPKEETGADRELFSDTSTDENAEREFSYAWPREVSAIPELAAELTVHRRERLDEQKRNWRQALADCPPEFTSCRNHSYAIEWRVVADTPRFLSLSNGDYSYTGGAHGNYGRGALVWDRKAGASLDPQAFFLSPSALDRAIGQKACSLLNAERAERRGEPVPEGETEWPNQCVSMEETVVFLGSSNGETFDRIGVYYAPYVAGAYAEGDFEFTLPVTEAVIAAVKPEYRAAFALGK; translated from the coding sequence ATGAAACATGGTGCGACTGTAATCGGGATAGCCGCAATCGTGGCAGCATGTTCATCTCCGGACTCGATGGGAGAGGACATCGGAGTCGGGCCGGCTGCCGTCTCGCAGGAAGACGGCAAGACTGCCGAGCCGAAAGAGGAAACGGGCGCTGATCGGGAACTCTTTTCCGACACTTCGACGGACGAAAATGCCGAACGCGAATTCTCGTACGCCTGGCCGAGGGAGGTTTCCGCGATCCCCGAACTGGCTGCGGAGTTGACGGTGCATCGCCGCGAGCGCCTCGACGAGCAGAAAAGAAACTGGCGTCAGGCGCTGGCTGACTGCCCCCCCGAATTCACTTCGTGCCGTAACCATAGCTATGCAATCGAGTGGCGGGTCGTTGCCGATACACCGCGTTTCCTCAGTCTATCGAATGGCGACTATTCCTACACCGGAGGTGCGCACGGAAACTATGGCCGGGGGGCCCTGGTCTGGGATCGCAAAGCCGGCGCATCGCTCGATCCGCAGGCGTTTTTCCTGTCGCCATCCGCGCTTGATCGGGCGATCGGTCAAAAGGCATGCTCGCTACTCAATGCCGAGCGCGCCGAAAGACGCGGCGAACCAGTGCCCGAAGGCGAAACGGAATGGCCCAACCAATGCGTGTCGATGGAGGAAACGGTCGTTTTTCTCGGATCGTCGAACGGGGAGACGTTTGACCGCATCGGGGTATATTACGCGCCTTATGTGGCAGGAGCGTATGCGGAAGGCGACTTCGAATTCACTCTGCCGGTCACCGAGGCGGTTATAGCGGCAGTGAAGCCCGAATATCGCGCCGCCTTCGCTCTCGGGAAGTAG
- a CDS encoding P-II family nitrogen regulator has protein sequence MKKIEAIIKPFKLDEVKEALHEIGVSGITVTEARGFGRQKGHTELYRGAEYVVDFLPKVKLEVVVSDDQADRVVEAVAAAAQTGRIGDGKIFVSPIERALRIRTGETNDDAI, from the coding sequence GTGAAAAAGATCGAAGCGATCATCAAGCCCTTCAAGCTCGACGAGGTGAAGGAGGCTCTGCACGAAATCGGCGTGTCCGGTATCACCGTGACCGAAGCGCGCGGCTTCGGCCGTCAGAAGGGCCACACCGAACTTTACCGCGGCGCCGAATATGTCGTCGATTTCCTGCCCAAGGTGAAACTCGAAGTCGTTGTTTCGGACGACCAGGCCGATCGCGTGGTCGAAGCGGTCGCTGCAGCCGCGCAAACCGGACGGATCGGCGACGGCAAGATTTTCGTCTCCCCGATCGAACGCGCCCTGCGCATCCGAACCGGCGAGACCAATGACGACGCGATCTGA
- a CDS encoding CDP-alcohol phosphatidyltransferase family protein — protein sequence MRSFADFITGYRIAAAPIVAAMALIGERDAFFILLIISLATDAIDGPISRYTGTTSRRGARLDTIADGLTTLAGLLGLYIFERHLIEPEIGWLYAFLITYAAAGLVCLIKFGVLPSYHLLSSKLGAVLAGLFVIWLYLFGYSREFLIAVIVVGVLANLESLLATLRLKKFRTDISSAWKV from the coding sequence ATGCGTTCGTTTGCCGATTTTATAACAGGTTACAGGATAGCAGCCGCACCGATTGTGGCTGCTATGGCGCTGATCGGTGAGCGGGATGCGTTTTTCATCCTGCTCATTATCAGCCTCGCTACGGATGCAATCGACGGGCCGATCTCGCGCTACACCGGAACCACATCACGGCGCGGAGCGCGGCTCGATACGATCGCCGACGGGCTTACGACGCTTGCAGGTCTGCTCGGCCTCTACATCTTTGAGCGCCACCTGATCGAACCGGAAATCGGCTGGCTCTATGCCTTTCTAATCACTTACGCGGCTGCGGGTCTCGTATGCCTCATCAAGTTTGGCGTGCTGCCGTCCTATCACCTGCTCTCGTCGAAGCTAGGCGCGGTGCTGGCGGGGCTATTCGTCATCTGGCTCTATCTGTTCGGCTATTCGCGCGAATTCCTGATTGCGGTGATTGTGGTCGGCGTGCTTGCCAATCTCGAATCGCTGCTCGCCACCCTTCGGTTGAAGAAATTCCGCACCGATATAAGCAGCGCCTGGAAGGTCTAG